TTTTTAAAGGAGGTCATTTACCATGGATCAAATAACTCACACTATGCGCTACTCCAGGTGGAAGGATATCATCCTGCAATGCCAAAATAGACCGGCCGGGATGAGTATAAAACAATGGATGGATGAGAATCAAATTAGTGAAAAATCGTATTACTATTGGCAACGCAAATTCCGAAAGGAAACTTTCGATCAAATGAATTGTTCTTTGATTTTGCCTTCTGTACAGGAAACATCAAAAGTCTCATTTGCCGAGATTCGCATTCCGGAACCGAAAAAATCAGTTTCTGATATCATTCCTGAAACAATCAAACCAACTGCCGTGATAAAACGGCAACAATGACGATTGCGTTATCTAATGATATAGCTGACGACCTGCTGTCGAGGATTCTCCGGGAGGTGTCACGTGCTTGAGGATGCTGCTGGAATACGTCGTGTAGTACTTGCCTGTGGAACTGTAGATCTGAGAAAAAGCATCGACGGACTCTCGATGATTATCGGCGGTAAATATAATCAAAACCCATTTGAAAAGGGAACCTTGTTCCTCTTTTGTGGCAGAAGATCCGATCGTATGAAAGGATTGCTCTGGATGGGAAATGGATTCTTACTTTTATACAAAAGATTTGAAGATGGTACCCTATCCTGGCCTCGTACAACGGAAGAAGCCGCTGAACTTACAGAAGACCAGTTTAATTATCTGATGCTTGGTTTGAATCCGTTAGATCCAAAGATAAAGGATGTAACCCCAACAAAAATCTACTAATGTTTGTGCAAAACAGAGAAAATAATTGTCTGTTTTTGAACATAAAAGTCGGCTGAAATGACAGATTTATCAGCCATTCAGAAGCCTCTCAGAATCTACATATGGCTTTTTTACAAGCTTTTTGAACCTTGAAAACTCTATATTTCCATCGCTTCAGATAGTGAATGACAAGCTCTGGTTTGGTGGCAAAATGACGATGACTGAAAGTCGTGAAATTGGCTATTTATCAGCATTTCTGTTATAATGAATACAATACAGAAAGGCGAAAAATATGTGTAAAAAATTCTCTCCAGATGAACTGAATACAATGGATACCGAATCTAAGGACGATATCATCTACCAGATGCAGGATCGTCTGGACAAGCTTGAGCAGGATTATGAGAACCTTATGGAACAGGTCCGTCTTGCAAATCAGCAGCGCTTCGGTCGTCAATCCGAGAAACTAGAAGCAATCGCAGGCCAGATATCCTTCTTTAATGAAGCTGAGGCTTGCTGCGATGAAAGTGCACCGGAGCCAACGATTGAAGAGGCCATTATTGATGCTGAAAAGAAACCTCGTAAAAGCAAGCTAAAAGGGCAACGTGAAGAAGATTTAAAGGACTTCCCACAGGAGGTAATCCCTCATGATGTAGCAGAGGAAAAACTCCTCGATACCTTTGGTAAAGGTAACTGGAGAAACATGCCGGATGAAATATTCTGGCAATTACGTTTTGAACCTGCCAAATGGATTGCTGAAAAGCATATAATCAAGGTATATGTCGGAACAGATGGGATGCATCAGGATGAGTTTCTTCGCGGAGATCATCCGAATACTTTGTTCCGGGGAAGTATTGCAACGCCTTCATTAGAGGCAGCAATCATCAACGCCAAGTATGTAAATGGCAATCCGTTGGATCGGATTGCGCGTGATTTCCAGACAAACGGATTGAATCTGTCAAAACAGACAATGTCCAACTGGACGGTTGCCGCTGCTGAAAAATATTTTGTACCAGTTTATGAACTAATGAAAACAACTTCTTTAAAGGCACGTGTGAATCAGTGTGATGAGACTACTGTTGAAGGTAAGCGTCAAATCATACGCCTGACGATAAATTTAACGCCACCTTTTATCAGTGGCGTGGTTTCCTGCATTCGTCCGGAAGACTCTCTGACCATGGCATCAAGTAATCCAGATCTGTAGGATCTATATTTCCTTGTTCATCACAGAGCTTTGGCAGCTCAGTGAGGATATATTTAAAGTAGTAATAAGGACGCAGGTTATTAAGCTTTGCCGTCTCTGATATACTGTAAACCATTGCACTGGCACCGGCTCCTCTGGCTGTGTTGTGAAACATCCAGTTTTTCTTACCTAGACAGAAGGTCCGAATAGCTCTCTCTGAGGCCGAGTTATCTATCGGTACATCACCATCTGTCAGGAATACTTTTAGATATTTTTCCTGATTAAGGCAGAACTGCAAGCCCCGGCCGGTCTTGCTCTGGGGCGGAACAGCACAATCAGCCACCTGCTGTTTTACCCACGTAAAGAATTCCTCAACTAACGGCTTGATTACTTGCAGCCGTTTTTGAAGTCGTTCCTCTGATGAGAGTCCTTTCAGCTCTGTGTCAGCACTATAGAATTCAGCAATCCTCTGCAACGCCTGATATGCAACGGATTGTTTTAGCACCTTTGGATTATCTTTGTCCGCAGCCTTTAACGCATCGGCGAAATCACGCCTCGCATGTGCCCAGCAGTTTGCATTTGTTACATTTGGAAGCTTTTTATCTACCAAATGGTACTGCTGAAGGCTGTCTGTCACAAGGACTCCTTTGTAATCCTTGTAGAATGCCAGAGGTATCTGGTGGTCCCGCCCTTTCTGATACTCATATATCACGATGGGCTTGTCATGGTACAGTTCTCCGGAGCGGTGGACCCACATGTAGCACCGGCTGTTAGGGTGGTCGCTGTCCTTTATTACCTGAGTCGGTGTCTCATCTGACTGGGTTACATGAAGCTTTAACAATTCCTGTTTCATGCGTTCCACAAAAGGAGCGAAATACTTATTGGAGCTCTTTACTATCCAGTTGGACATGGTCTGTCTGGATATGTTTACACCATTACGTTCAAACTCCTGCTCTATCCTGTGAAGGGCTGAGGAGTTGACATACTTTACATTCAGAATGGATGCCAGCAGAGACGGTGTTACGATACTGTTTCTCAAAAGATCCTTGGGTCTGTCACCGCGAATAAACTCATCCTGGTGATCACCATCGGTACCTACATATACCTCGACAGTATGTACCTCAACTGTCCATGATTCAGGCTCATGACGAAGTCTTTTATAACTTTCATCCGGCATACGCCTCCAGTTGCCTTCGCCATAAAAGGCATCTAGCTGTTCCTTTGGTACACTATAAGGAGGAATAATCTCCTCCGCAAAGTCCTTAAGATCAAGATTGCGCTGGCCCTTCTTCTT
The nucleotide sequence above comes from Variimorphobacter saccharofermentans. Encoded proteins:
- the tnpC gene encoding IS66 family transposase; protein product: MANKHTLEELNSCSREELITLVLMMQGQLDALNSNIEKLIEQVRISNSYRFGKHTETLSSIEGQYSFFDEAEMACDESAPEPDSEDVIPSRRGKKKKGQRNLDLKDFAEEIIPPYSVPKEQLDAFYGEGNWRRMPDESYKRLRHEPESWTVEVHTVEVYVGTDGDHQDEFIRGDRPKDLLRNSIVTPSLLASILNVKYVNSSALHRIEQEFERNGVNISRQTMSNWIVKSSNKYFAPFVERMKQELLKLHVTQSDETPTQVIKDSDHPNSRCYMWVHRSGELYHDKPIVIYEYQKGRDHQIPLAFYKDYKGVLVTDSLQQYHLVDKKLPNVTNANCWAHARRDFADALKAADKDNPKVLKQSVAYQALQRIAEFYSADTELKGLSSEERLQKRLQVIKPLVEEFFTWVKQQVADCAVPPQSKTGRGLQFCLNQEKYLKVFLTDGDVPIDNSASERAIRTFCLGKKNWMFHNTARGAGASAMVYSISETAKLNNLRPYYYFKYILTELPKLCDEQGNIDPTDLDYLMPWSESLPDECRKPRH
- the tnpB gene encoding IS66 family insertion sequence element accessory protein TnpB (TnpB, as the term is used for proteins encoded by IS66 family insertion elements, is considered an accessory protein, since TnpC, encoded by a neighboring gene, is a DDE family transposase.) codes for the protein MLEDAAGIRRVVLACGTVDLRKSIDGLSMIIGGKYNQNPFEKGTLFLFCGRRSDRMKGLLWMGNGFLLLYKRFEDGTLSWPRTTEEAAELTEDQFNYLMLGLNPLDPKIKDVTPTKIY
- a CDS encoding IS66 family transposase, coding for MCKKFSPDELNTMDTESKDDIIYQMQDRLDKLEQDYENLMEQVRLANQQRFGRQSEKLEAIAGQISFFNEAEACCDESAPEPTIEEAIIDAEKKPRKSKLKGQREEDLKDFPQEVIPHDVAEEKLLDTFGKGNWRNMPDEIFWQLRFEPAKWIAEKHIIKVYVGTDGMHQDEFLRGDHPNTLFRGSIATPSLEAAIINAKYVNGNPLDRIARDFQTNGLNLSKQTMSNWTVAAAEKYFVPVYELMKTTSLKARVNQCDETTVEGKRQIIRLTINLTPPFISGVVSCIRPEDSLTMASSNPDL
- the tnpA gene encoding IS66 family insertion sequence element accessory protein TnpA — encoded protein: MDQITHTMRYSRWKDIILQCQNRPAGMSIKQWMDENQISEKSYYYWQRKFRKETFDQMNCSLILPSVQETSKVSFAEIRIPEPKKSVSDIIPETIKPTAVIKRQQ